The following proteins are encoded in a genomic region of Sorangiineae bacterium MSr12523:
- a CDS encoding efflux RND transporter periplasmic adaptor subunit: MSVGGCKAQGAEHVPSAAAALPAPPYEIVSKDDLRVRHDLYEKLVFATATQSDVEAIVQGFGRVAFAPNGSYAVRVPFSGFVLRVHVAVGDDVRIGQPLATLRSSDLAKMRADARKLQAVVDTERDTVGRIEKLVPEGAASGRELIESKGRLSAATAELQGIREALAAASTSGEGGEEFVLRASAPGRVLSRQIAPGERVDPSSDKPIFLIGNPNAVVVRAAFPERDAPLLREGSPCSVCVPALGSGKIAGSVVNLVHALDMRTHTVEASCAPSTSDPRLSADMTAKVDVTVRGTGVLVVPRSAVLLRRDARVVFVATGDEGLSRRTVDLGAAVGDNVQIVKGVQAGERVVTANAVLFDGELDRVL, encoded by the coding sequence ATGTCGGTTGGGGGATGCAAGGCGCAAGGCGCGGAGCACGTTCCCTCGGCCGCCGCCGCCCTTCCTGCACCTCCTTATGAGATCGTCAGCAAAGACGACCTCCGCGTTCGGCACGATTTGTACGAGAAGCTGGTCTTCGCCACCGCCACCCAGAGCGACGTGGAGGCCATCGTGCAAGGCTTTGGGCGCGTGGCCTTCGCGCCCAATGGATCGTACGCGGTTCGCGTGCCGTTTTCCGGGTTCGTGCTGCGCGTGCACGTGGCCGTGGGAGACGACGTGCGCATCGGGCAGCCCCTCGCCACGTTGCGAAGCAGCGATCTCGCGAAAATGCGCGCCGATGCGCGCAAGCTGCAAGCGGTGGTCGACACCGAACGCGACACCGTCGGGCGCATCGAGAAACTCGTTCCAGAGGGCGCGGCCTCGGGCCGGGAGCTCATCGAATCGAAGGGGCGCCTTTCCGCGGCGACCGCGGAACTGCAGGGCATCCGCGAGGCGCTCGCCGCGGCCAGCACCTCGGGCGAGGGCGGCGAGGAATTCGTCCTTCGCGCAAGCGCGCCAGGACGCGTGCTTTCCCGGCAAATTGCACCGGGGGAACGGGTCGATCCCAGTTCGGACAAACCGATTTTTCTCATTGGCAATCCCAATGCGGTGGTGGTGCGTGCAGCCTTTCCCGAACGCGATGCACCGCTCCTTCGCGAGGGCAGCCCCTGTTCCGTCTGCGTTCCGGCCCTGGGCAGCGGAAAGATCGCGGGCTCCGTGGTGAACCTGGTGCATGCGCTGGACATGCGCACGCACACCGTCGAGGCATCGTGCGCGCCGAGCACCAGCGATCCGCGATTGTCGGCCGACATGACGGCGAAAGTCGACGTCACCGTGCGCGGCACCGGCGTGCTCGTGGTGCCACGCAGCGCCGTGCTTCTGCGGCGCGATGCGCGTGTGGTCTTCGTGGCCACGGGCGACGAGGGGCTTTCGCGCCGCACCGTGGATCTCGGCGCGGCGGTGGGGGACAACGTGCAAATCGTCAAAGGCGTGCAAGCCGGCGAGCGCGTGGTCACCGCCAATGCGGTGCTCTTCGATGGTGAGCTCGACCGAGTCCTCTGA
- a CDS encoding response regulator transcription factor has translation MKVLIIEDDPTLGEFLVRVVAEEGDTPELAVDMTTGLARARSASNDVIILDWMLPDGDGPTFCDQLRRAGVLTPILMLTARGEVGDRVTGLQSGADDYLVKPFEVEELLARLNALVRRSAQLAELRVGELVIDRLRRRCTLDGNVLDLRSREYELLLRLAIARSEPVSRATLLADVWNLGFDPGSGILDVHVSRLRDKLGTDAWRIETVRGVGYRLRERRDET, from the coding sequence GTGAAAGTACTGATTATCGAAGACGATCCCACGCTCGGTGAATTCCTGGTTCGCGTGGTGGCAGAAGAGGGCGATACGCCGGAGCTTGCGGTCGATATGACGACCGGGCTGGCACGCGCCCGCAGCGCTTCCAATGACGTGATCATTCTCGACTGGATGTTGCCCGACGGCGATGGCCCGACGTTCTGCGATCAGCTTCGGCGTGCGGGCGTGCTGACGCCCATTTTGATGCTCACGGCGCGCGGTGAGGTTGGCGATCGCGTCACCGGGCTGCAATCCGGCGCGGACGACTATCTGGTGAAGCCGTTCGAGGTGGAGGAGCTGCTCGCGCGCCTCAATGCGCTGGTGCGCCGGAGCGCGCAGCTCGCGGAGCTTCGCGTTGGGGAGCTGGTCATCGATCGATTGCGCCGCCGCTGCACCTTGGATGGCAACGTGCTCGATCTTCGCTCGCGCGAGTACGAGCTGCTCTTGCGCCTCGCGATTGCGCGGAGCGAACCGGTCTCGCGTGCGACCTTGCTTGCGGACGTGTGGAACCTCGGGTTCGACCCCGGCTCGGGCATCCTCGACGTGCACGTGAGCCGCCTGCGCGACAAGCTCGGAACCGACGCGTGGCGCATCGAAACGGTGCGCGGGGTGGGCTATCGCCTGCGCGAACGTCGCGACGAAACATGA
- a CDS encoding HAMP domain-containing histidine kinase, which yields MSFRARTTAVLAAVTALALGGAFAAVLVAFNGLQQRQLDASLLAVARTEAVEVHQHALRFSDRPGPAANDIGPLTKFGIIYEDSGTVIAATYPFERTPPHLADIRHPNAQPFNFLFEREHMRGVFMPIPQHANTFLFLATSREDFEGDKEYLFRAMLAAVVVAVGWASLIAYWMSGRLTRDHRNIAAVARGVARGDLTARTDVSSPDPEIVQLGSDMNDMVERLAELVSSQQRFIAHAAHELRSPLTALYGELQQALRKERDAAAYRQAIQQALEATRRLKLLANDLLTLARTKQDAGESPEAITLERMVEDARKLVADLATSREVALDIRLPKATVSHRHGDVTRLFRNLLENAIMHSPSGGVVRVESEHHGSMLHTWIIDQGPGIDEEDQERIFEPFFRAPNAAKTRDGSGLGLGIAREIARGYGGDVQLDTSSRAPGARFLVVLPAS from the coding sequence ATGAGTTTTCGCGCGCGGACCACGGCGGTGTTGGCCGCAGTCACCGCGCTCGCCTTGGGGGGCGCGTTCGCCGCGGTGCTGGTGGCGTTCAACGGGCTGCAGCAACGTCAGCTCGACGCATCGTTGCTCGCCGTCGCACGTACCGAGGCGGTGGAGGTGCATCAGCACGCGTTGCGCTTTTCCGATCGACCCGGGCCGGCGGCGAACGACATCGGGCCACTGACCAAGTTTGGCATCATCTACGAGGACAGCGGCACGGTGATCGCGGCGACGTATCCGTTCGAGCGGACGCCGCCCCACCTGGCCGACATTCGGCATCCCAACGCGCAGCCGTTCAATTTCCTCTTCGAGCGCGAGCACATGCGGGGCGTGTTCATGCCCATCCCGCAGCACGCGAACACGTTTCTCTTCCTGGCCACGTCGCGCGAAGACTTCGAGGGCGACAAGGAGTACCTCTTTCGCGCGATGCTCGCGGCGGTGGTGGTCGCGGTGGGCTGGGCCTCGCTCATCGCGTATTGGATGAGCGGAAGGCTCACGCGCGATCATCGCAACATCGCCGCGGTCGCGCGGGGCGTGGCGCGGGGCGATCTCACCGCCCGCACCGACGTGAGCTCGCCCGATCCCGAGATCGTGCAACTCGGCTCCGACATGAACGACATGGTGGAGCGGCTCGCGGAGCTCGTGAGCTCGCAGCAGCGCTTCATCGCGCACGCCGCCCACGAGCTGCGCTCGCCCCTGACGGCCTTGTACGGTGAGCTGCAGCAAGCGTTGCGCAAAGAGCGCGATGCCGCGGCCTATCGTCAGGCGATTCAACAGGCACTCGAGGCGACGCGGCGGCTCAAGTTGCTCGCGAACGATCTGCTCACCCTGGCCCGTACGAAGCAGGACGCGGGCGAGAGTCCCGAGGCCATCACGCTCGAGCGGATGGTCGAGGATGCGCGCAAGCTGGTGGCGGATCTCGCCACGTCGCGCGAGGTCGCGCTGGACATTCGTCTCCCGAAGGCCACGGTGTCGCACCGGCACGGCGACGTAACGCGCCTGTTTCGGAACTTGCTCGAGAACGCCATCATGCATTCGCCCTCGGGCGGCGTGGTGCGGGTGGAGAGCGAGCACCACGGGTCGATGTTGCACACGTGGATCATCGACCAGGGGCCGGGCATCGACGAAGAGGATCAGGAGCGCATCTTCGAGCCGTTCTTCCGTGCGCCCAACGCGGCGAAGACGCGCGACGGTTCGGGCCTCGGCTTGGGCATCGCCCGCGAGATCGCGCGCGGCTACGGCGGCGATGTGCAACTCGACACGAGTTCGCGGGCGCCGGGCGCGCGGTTTCTCGTGGTGCTTCCCGCATCGTAA
- a CDS encoding carboxymuconolactone decarboxylase family protein, with the protein MPATEALRALIPEAAKDIRLNLQSTLTGTSSLTTDQKWGVAIASAIAARSPRLRAALVSDSASVVDAKVVEDAKAAAALMAMNNVYYRFRHMIGKQTYSDKPARLRMNRLAAPAHNKADLELFSLAVSAIHGCEMCVQAHEKTVLEHGLSEDQVHDAVRLAATIHATAISLEIDATE; encoded by the coding sequence ATTCCCGCCACCGAGGCGCTTCGCGCGCTGATCCCGGAGGCGGCGAAAGACATTCGTCTCAATTTGCAGTCGACCCTCACGGGTACCAGCTCGTTGACCACGGATCAGAAGTGGGGCGTCGCGATTGCCTCGGCCATCGCGGCGCGCAGCCCGCGCCTTCGCGCGGCACTCGTTTCCGACTCCGCCAGCGTGGTCGATGCCAAGGTCGTCGAAGACGCCAAGGCCGCCGCGGCCCTCATGGCCATGAACAACGTCTATTACCGATTCCGTCACATGATCGGTAAGCAGACGTATTCGGACAAGCCGGCGCGCCTTCGTATGAATCGCCTGGCCGCCCCCGCGCACAACAAGGCCGACCTCGAGCTGTTCTCGCTCGCCGTCAGCGCCATCCACGGATGCGAGATGTGCGTGCAGGCCCACGAGAAAACGGTGTTGGAACACGGTCTCAGCGAAGACCAAGTCCACGATGCCGTGCGCCTCGCCGCCACGATTCACGCGACGGCGATCTCGCTCGAAATCGACGCCACCGAATAG
- a CDS encoding peroxiredoxin has translation MAMLTVGDKLPEFKLNAVVSREKGKEFQEITSASYPGKWKVLFFWPLDFTFVCPTEIAEFGKRAQDFRDRDAEVLGASIDSQFVHLAWRNNHPDLKDLSFPMLADVKHELSASLGILHKTDGVALRATFIVDPEGIIRFASVHDLSVGRNVEEVLRTLDALQTDELCPCNWKKGDPTLEAA, from the coding sequence ATCGCTATGTTGACCGTTGGAGACAAGCTTCCGGAGTTCAAGCTCAACGCTGTGGTTAGCCGTGAGAAGGGCAAGGAGTTTCAGGAGATCACCTCGGCGAGCTACCCCGGCAAGTGGAAGGTGCTCTTCTTCTGGCCCCTCGACTTCACGTTCGTCTGCCCGACGGAGATCGCCGAGTTCGGCAAGCGCGCGCAGGACTTCCGCGACCGCGACGCCGAGGTTCTCGGTGCGAGCATCGACAGCCAGTTCGTGCACTTGGCGTGGCGCAACAACCACCCCGACCTGAAGGACCTCTCCTTCCCCATGCTCGCCGACGTCAAGCACGAGCTCTCGGCCTCCCTCGGCATCCTGCACAAGACCGACGGCGTCGCGCTCCGCGCCACGTTCATCGTCGACCCCGAGGGCATCATCCGCTTCGCCAGCGTTCACGACCTGTCCGTCGGCCGTAACGTCGAAGAGGTCCTGCGCACCCTCGACGCGCTGCAAACCGACGAGCTCTGCCCCTGCAACTGGAAGAAGGGCGACCCCACCCTGGAGGCTGCGTGA
- a CDS encoding APC family permease, whose amino-acid sequence MVSGGPYGLEELVQKTGFAAAIAILVATPLVWSLPTALMVGELAAAVPEDGGYYVWVRRALGDFWGYQGAWLSLAASVFDMAIYPTLFVLYLQRLWPAMGQPPYPILVSMLVIGACAAWNMAGARAVGDGSALMTVLLVAPFAVLAALGLLSPRTMASAPPSLSLADAGSGVLIAMWNYMGWDNASTVAGEVHRPQRTYPVAVLAAIVLIASSYVIPVAAMWYAGVDPSAWQTGSWVDVARGYGGAALATSIVAGGMLSSLGMFNALCLSYSRLPVVLARDGYLPAVCARRFRANDAPWVAILLCSALWTASLGLSFKRLVSLDILLYGTSLVLEFVAFVVLRRREPDLPRPFVVPGGLPVAILLGVGPLLVLGVALLDNLHEDAFGMNALVFGALVVGAGPILYGVTRRRFTADASTASSTSPTRSSP is encoded by the coding sequence ATGGTCTCCGGCGGGCCATACGGGCTCGAAGAGCTGGTGCAGAAAACCGGTTTCGCGGCGGCCATCGCCATCTTGGTGGCCACGCCACTCGTGTGGAGCCTGCCCACGGCGCTGATGGTGGGCGAGCTCGCGGCCGCCGTGCCCGAGGACGGCGGTTACTACGTCTGGGTGCGCCGCGCGCTCGGTGACTTTTGGGGATACCAGGGCGCATGGCTCTCCCTCGCGGCCAGCGTCTTCGACATGGCCATCTACCCGACGCTGTTCGTCCTCTACTTGCAGCGGCTTTGGCCTGCGATGGGACAGCCACCGTATCCCATCCTGGTCTCCATGCTCGTCATCGGAGCGTGCGCCGCGTGGAACATGGCGGGCGCGCGCGCCGTGGGCGATGGCTCGGCATTGATGACCGTGCTGCTCGTGGCACCGTTCGCAGTGCTCGCCGCGCTCGGGCTCCTATCGCCGCGCACGATGGCGAGCGCGCCGCCATCGCTTTCGCTGGCCGATGCCGGCTCGGGGGTGCTCATCGCCATGTGGAATTACATGGGCTGGGACAACGCCTCCACCGTCGCCGGCGAAGTGCATCGCCCGCAGCGCACGTACCCGGTGGCGGTGCTCGCGGCCATCGTGCTCATCGCCTCGAGCTACGTCATTCCGGTCGCCGCGATGTGGTACGCCGGCGTCGACCCCTCCGCATGGCAGACCGGCTCCTGGGTCGATGTGGCGCGTGGCTACGGTGGGGCGGCCCTCGCGACCTCCATCGTGGCCGGCGGGATGCTCAGCTCCCTCGGCATGTTCAATGCGCTGTGCCTATCCTATTCGCGCTTGCCCGTCGTCTTGGCCCGCGACGGCTATTTGCCGGCCGTGTGCGCGCGCCGATTTCGCGCGAACGATGCGCCTTGGGTAGCGATTCTCCTGTGCTCTGCGCTGTGGACGGCGTCGCTCGGTCTCAGCTTCAAGCGGCTCGTCTCGCTGGACATTTTGCTCTACGGAACGAGCCTGGTGCTCGAGTTCGTGGCCTTCGTCGTGCTTCGCCGCCGCGAGCCAGACCTGCCGCGCCCCTTCGTCGTCCCCGGCGGGCTTCCCGTGGCCATTCTCCTTGGCGTGGGGCCATTGCTCGTCCTCGGCGTGGCGCTACTCGACAATCTTCACGAGGACGCCTTCGGCATGAACGCCCTCGTCTTCGGTGCCCTCGTCGTCGGCGCGGGCCCCATCTTGTACGGGGTCACGCGCCGACGATTCACAGCGGATGCTTCTACGGCGTCGTCGACGTCTCCGACGCGTTCCAGCCCGTGA
- a CDS encoding alcohol dehydrogenase catalytic domain-containing protein, with amino-acid sequence MTIHETMKAAVVTAIKAPWEVKAVPTPRPSPTQVLIRIRASGLCYTDVHLTQGGLFDLQTPSVLGHEPVGEIVEVGSSVRTRNVGDRVGTNSLQTGCGRCEWCSRGKMIYCADQKLLMIHQFGGHAEYLVAEEAATILLPDALSFENAAPILCAGNTVWSGLRAAEPLPHSTVAVVGIGGLGHLALQYAKAAGFRVVAVTRSKDKVALSRELGADEVVGSGEELARVGGADVILSTGNGYRPASDALLGLRPEGSLVVMGAAGPEEDLVIPNRTVFPQMMVNRQKIIFSQQNGREYLHEAVAIAASGKIRVLTETFTLDDVRTAYDRVAAGTVRFRAVLVP; translated from the coding sequence ATGACGATTCACGAAACGATGAAAGCCGCCGTTGTTACCGCCATCAAAGCCCCCTGGGAGGTGAAAGCCGTTCCCACGCCGCGCCCCAGCCCCACGCAGGTTCTCATTCGCATCCGCGCGAGCGGCCTTTGCTACACGGACGTGCACCTCACCCAGGGAGGGCTCTTCGATCTGCAGACGCCGTCGGTCCTTGGCCACGAGCCGGTCGGCGAGATCGTCGAGGTTGGCTCCTCCGTTCGCACCCGCAACGTGGGGGATCGCGTCGGCACGAACAGCCTGCAGACCGGCTGCGGACGCTGCGAGTGGTGCAGCCGCGGCAAGATGATCTATTGCGCGGATCAGAAGCTCCTCATGATCCATCAATTCGGCGGCCACGCGGAGTACCTCGTGGCGGAGGAGGCCGCGACCATTCTCCTGCCCGACGCGCTTTCCTTCGAGAACGCGGCGCCCATCCTTTGCGCGGGCAACACGGTGTGGAGCGGCCTGCGTGCCGCCGAACCGTTGCCCCATTCGACGGTGGCCGTCGTGGGCATTGGAGGCCTCGGTCACCTTGCGCTGCAATATGCGAAGGCCGCCGGCTTCCGCGTCGTCGCGGTCACGCGCTCCAAGGACAAAGTCGCGCTAAGCCGCGAATTGGGCGCCGATGAAGTCGTAGGCAGCGGCGAGGAGCTCGCCCGCGTGGGCGGCGCCGACGTCATTCTGTCGACCGGCAACGGGTACCGCCCGGCCAGCGACGCCCTTCTGGGATTGCGTCCCGAGGGCAGCTTGGTCGTCATGGGAGCGGCGGGCCCCGAGGAAGATCTCGTCATCCCGAACCGCACCGTGTTCCCGCAGATGATGGTCAATCGGCAGAAAATTATCTTCTCGCAGCAAAATGGTCGCGAGTACCTGCACGAGGCGGTGGCCATTGCGGCAAGCGGCAAGATCCGCGTGCTGACGGAGACCTTCACCCTCGACGACGTGCGCACAGCTTACGACCGTGTCGCCGCTGGAACTGTGCGCTTCCGAGCTGTCCTGGTCCCCTGA
- a CDS encoding LysR family transcriptional regulator, producing MKDELAGIATFLRVAEKKSFTTAAAELGVTASAVSQTVRQLEDRLGVRLFQRTTRSVSLTEAGQRLLDRVRPAVADVRDAVESLAELRDRPAGTLRITISQVAMAIVLEPVMDAFLAEHPDIRLDLSIDDGLVDIAAHGFDAGVRLGEVLDKEMIAVRVSGEQRSAIVGAPSYFAKHGKPKHPRDLHRHDCIGYRRITGGDMYKWEFDEPDGKAFQMAVDGRIVANDGNMMLRVAARGLGVAYALEDVARPYLERGDLVRVLADYCAPFPGFFLYYPSRIQVPLKLRALIDFLSKAPKRRKRKT from the coding sequence ATGAAGGACGAGCTGGCAGGCATCGCGACGTTCCTGCGCGTGGCGGAAAAGAAGAGTTTCACGACGGCGGCTGCCGAGTTGGGGGTCACGGCATCGGCCGTGAGCCAAACGGTGCGGCAGCTGGAAGATCGGCTGGGCGTGCGCCTCTTTCAGCGCACGACGCGGAGTGTGAGCCTCACCGAGGCGGGGCAGCGCCTCTTGGATCGCGTGCGCCCCGCGGTCGCGGACGTGCGTGATGCCGTGGAATCGCTGGCCGAGTTGCGCGATCGCCCGGCCGGCACCCTTCGCATCACCATTTCGCAGGTGGCCATGGCCATCGTTCTCGAGCCGGTGATGGACGCGTTTCTCGCGGAGCATCCCGACATACGGCTCGATCTATCCATCGACGATGGGCTCGTGGACATTGCGGCGCACGGCTTCGACGCCGGCGTGCGCCTCGGCGAAGTGCTCGACAAAGAGATGATTGCGGTGCGCGTCTCCGGCGAGCAACGCTCGGCCATCGTGGGGGCGCCGAGTTACTTTGCCAAACACGGCAAGCCGAAGCACCCGCGCGATTTGCATCGCCACGATTGCATCGGATACCGCCGCATCACCGGCGGCGATATGTACAAATGGGAATTCGACGAGCCCGACGGAAAGGCCTTCCAGATGGCCGTGGATGGCCGAATCGTCGCCAACGATGGAAATATGATGTTACGCGTCGCGGCGAGGGGGCTTGGCGTTGCCTATGCTCTGGAAGACGTTGCGCGTCCCTATCTCGAGCGGGGCGATTTGGTGCGTGTGCTCGCGGATTATTGCGCGCCGTTTCCGGGGTTCTTTCTTTATTACCCCAGCCGGATTCAAGTACCGCTCAAGTTGCGGGCACTCATCGACTTTTTGAGCAAAGCCCCAAAACGGCGCAAGCGAAAAACCTGA
- a CDS encoding M28 family peptidase, whose product MRRREFLRVAEAGAALVASRCLLGCGDDAMPPGSPAAPLVPPASTLHLPSAEEMLGWIDAIVRQGIRRPGYAADRWVEEWALQRFRDIGLEDARLEPVTVPYWEAHTAELTLADGTKFVGFALPHTAPGVVSASLARFDGGAVEGRIAVREIGFAQYPQALVRGLATSTYDPTNEFDTLVQTVPFHSEQNHVMDSTVAKKAAGFVGLLTGLPWETCDYYVPYDAEPRPIPGIWLSGANGRALLARMAQGPLEARLEVQAERYDVTSHNVVGTLRGRSNEWVIIASHHDGPWASAVEDGSGIAMVLAQATHWAAVPESERPHNLLFLLCAGHMVNAAGTRAFIAAHGDLLAKTVLEVHLEHVARRCEPDGAGGLRATEEPEVRWWFTSQNEALRATVREAIANHALGRSLIFPATAFSPMPPTDGAYFYPAGVPLVHFLTAPMYLFDSRDTIDKVHGPSLVPLSRAVVQIVASTRDVSAAAMRAG is encoded by the coding sequence ATGAGACGCCGGGAATTTCTCCGTGTGGCCGAAGCGGGGGCGGCGCTCGTGGCGTCCCGGTGTTTGTTGGGCTGCGGCGACGATGCGATGCCTCCAGGCAGCCCTGCTGCCCCTCTTGTGCCGCCGGCGAGCACGCTTCATCTGCCGAGCGCGGAGGAGATGCTCGGATGGATTGACGCGATTGTGCGTCAAGGCATTCGACGCCCGGGTTATGCCGCCGATCGGTGGGTCGAGGAATGGGCGCTCCAGCGTTTTCGAGACATTGGTCTCGAGGACGCGCGGCTCGAGCCGGTGACCGTGCCCTATTGGGAAGCGCACACCGCCGAGCTCACCCTCGCGGATGGGACGAAATTCGTCGGCTTCGCCTTGCCGCACACGGCACCGGGCGTCGTATCGGCGTCGTTGGCACGCTTCGATGGAGGCGCGGTCGAAGGGCGCATTGCGGTGCGGGAAATCGGATTTGCGCAGTACCCACAAGCGCTGGTTCGCGGTCTGGCGACGAGTACGTACGATCCTACGAACGAATTCGACACGCTGGTGCAGACGGTCCCGTTTCACTCCGAGCAAAACCATGTGATGGACTCGACGGTCGCCAAGAAGGCGGCAGGCTTCGTCGGATTGCTCACGGGGTTGCCGTGGGAGACGTGCGACTATTACGTGCCCTACGACGCCGAGCCGCGCCCCATCCCAGGAATCTGGCTTTCCGGCGCCAATGGACGCGCCTTGCTGGCGCGCATGGCGCAAGGGCCCCTCGAGGCGCGCCTCGAGGTGCAAGCCGAGCGGTACGATGTGACGTCGCACAACGTCGTGGGCACCCTGCGGGGGCGATCCAACGAATGGGTGATCATTGCCTCGCACCACGATGGACCGTGGGCGTCGGCGGTGGAGGACGGCTCGGGGATCGCGATGGTGCTCGCGCAGGCGACCCATTGGGCGGCGGTGCCCGAGAGCGAGCGGCCGCACAATCTGTTGTTCTTGCTTTGCGCGGGCCACATGGTGAATGCGGCGGGGACGCGCGCATTCATCGCGGCGCATGGGGATCTTCTCGCGAAGACGGTTCTCGAGGTGCATCTCGAGCACGTCGCGCGCCGGTGCGAGCCCGATGGTGCAGGCGGCTTGCGCGCGACGGAGGAACCCGAGGTGCGCTGGTGGTTTACCTCGCAAAATGAAGCGCTCCGAGCGACCGTGCGCGAAGCGATTGCGAACCATGCGCTCGGCCGCTCTCTGATTTTCCCCGCCACGGCGTTCTCGCCGATGCCGCCGACGGACGGCGCCTACTTCTATCCCGCGGGTGTGCCGCTCGTGCACTTTCTCACCGCGCCGATGTACCTGTTCGATTCGCGCGACACGATCGACAAAGTGCACGGGCCGAGCCTCGTTCCTTTGAGCCGCGCCGTGGTGCAGATCGTCGCCTCCACGCGGGATGTCTCTGCGGCGGCGATGCGAGCTGGATGA